In a single window of the Pseudomonas oryzihabitans genome:
- the tssM gene encoding type VI secretion system membrane subunit TssM — protein MKGFISALGRVLRRPWIWTLLAVLGLGSLVWTLGPLLAFAGHSPWASITHRLATLCGLFLAWGLAMVLLQSWQQRQRRQRLASEEGQHDQERAERIDGEAHELQTRARAAYRTLHGAGLYRGRSPRWRRELPHYLLLGPEGAGKTSLLDFSGLEFPLNTERSRLTRDISGTRHCDWYFAEQGVLLDTAGRYLTQGDAPVDGSAWQTLLRLLRRQRRSRPLNGILVTLAVEQLAGGNEVALETLARQVRARLHEVARELKVEVPVYLVLTQADRLPGFEAFFEGLSREESEQVLGTTFREAQDGTDPGVLRQEFEELLRRLNSQVIPRIHQERDGQRRGQILDFPHQLSRLADGLTLFVELAFSGNRYQRAAQFRGFYLTSTPALTHSLDAQTQGIGDQLGLPSTLLPRYRSGQPRFIRQLFNRVIFPEASLAGLDQRELRRLSWGQRGLYAAALAILALGAALWTTSFGSNHERLERLRELAQHGVQARSQLKAGADARAVLPILDNAYTGTQVFPAAGATSLGEHTGLYQGDAVRPTTEAAYHQALETYLLPRLKAQLEERIRGSLGDRERLIGYLRAYLMLQLPERRDARALRDWAAADWSQRYRGDALTQNSLDTHLARLLEQGFGTYPVDAQLVSQARQVLRSESLAAVVYRVLRDQASSLPVYRLSQHLGPQALTFEGADYPIPGFYTRQGYAQTFSTQGLAVIRDLAADNWVLGDGDGITGMDLRHLQVELEQLYFRDYANQWSEALARVTLQPVGDANQGALLLAGLTSANSPLLQLLVEVRNNTRLAAPAQEAAAQGEALPDAARRSLQNRFENLNRLLDDQGAPVADLAPAMAALNDLQQQLAGLAHASVPDQVAFELAKTRMTGNRDALNSVRAASSRLPTPVNDWLGLLVDDSWHLILAGAYDYINARYQSELLASYRNGLDKRYPFKADSESDVSLADFREFFKAQGTADTFFDTYLKPFVTRSESDAYRPRSIDGHSLPLSRDFLAQMGRTQQIRRGFFAENPAEPGIVFKLEPYSLDPNLTRADLNIGKERLEYRHGPIVATTFRWPQNDALRTTLVLEELGGRRVGLEQDGSAWSLFRLLDRMKLQQHSARDVLLVQADLDGRHAGYLLSSQRSPNPFDLATLRGFRLPERL, from the coding sequence ATGAAAGGATTCATCTCTGCACTCGGGCGGGTGCTGCGCCGCCCCTGGATCTGGACACTGCTGGCGGTCCTAGGGCTAGGCAGCCTGGTCTGGACCCTGGGTCCGCTGCTGGCCTTCGCCGGCCATAGTCCTTGGGCTTCGATTACCCACCGCCTGGCTACCCTTTGCGGTCTATTCCTGGCCTGGGGCCTGGCCATGGTACTGCTGCAAAGCTGGCAGCAGCGCCAACGCCGGCAGCGCCTGGCCAGCGAGGAAGGCCAGCATGACCAGGAGCGTGCCGAACGCATCGATGGCGAGGCCCACGAACTGCAGACCCGTGCTCGCGCCGCCTACCGCACCCTGCACGGTGCCGGCCTCTACCGGGGGCGTAGCCCGCGTTGGCGGCGCGAGCTGCCGCACTACCTGCTGCTGGGTCCGGAAGGCGCAGGCAAGACCTCGCTGCTGGACTTCTCCGGTCTGGAGTTTCCGCTCAACACAGAGCGCTCTCGGCTGACCCGTGACATCAGCGGCACCCGGCATTGCGACTGGTACTTCGCCGAACAGGGCGTGCTGCTGGACACCGCCGGCCGCTATCTGACCCAGGGCGACGCTCCAGTGGACGGCAGCGCCTGGCAGACCCTGCTGCGGCTGCTACGCCGCCAGCGGCGTAGCCGTCCGCTCAACGGCATCCTCGTCACCCTGGCGGTAGAGCAGCTGGCTGGCGGCAACGAAGTTGCCCTGGAAACCCTGGCGCGCCAGGTACGCGCCCGGCTGCACGAGGTGGCACGAGAACTCAAGGTCGAGGTGCCCGTCTACCTGGTGCTGACCCAGGCCGATCGTCTACCTGGCTTCGAGGCCTTCTTCGAGGGTCTCTCCCGCGAGGAAAGCGAGCAGGTGCTGGGCACCACCTTTCGTGAAGCCCAAGACGGCACTGACCCCGGTGTGCTACGCCAGGAGTTCGAGGAATTGCTGCGCCGGCTCAACAGCCAGGTCATCCCGCGCATCCACCAAGAGCGCGACGGCCAACGCCGCGGCCAGATCCTCGACTTTCCCCATCAGCTGAGCCGTCTGGCTGACGGCCTCACCCTGTTCGTCGAACTGGCCTTTTCCGGTAATCGCTACCAGCGCGCCGCCCAGTTCCGCGGCTTCTACCTAACCAGCACCCCGGCGCTGACCCACAGTCTCGACGCCCAGACCCAGGGCATCGGCGATCAGCTTGGCCTACCCAGTACCCTGTTGCCCCGCTACCGCAGCGGTCAGCCGCGCTTCATCCGCCAGCTGTTCAACCGGGTGATCTTTCCCGAGGCTTCCCTGGCCGGCCTCGATCAGCGTGAGCTGCGCCGCCTGAGCTGGGGGCAGCGCGGTCTCTATGCCGCAGCCTTGGCTATCCTGGCCCTGGGTGCAGCGCTTTGGACGACCAGCTTCGGTAGCAACCACGAACGCCTGGAACGACTGCGTGAACTGGCGCAGCACGGCGTACAGGCACGCAGCCAGCTCAAGGCTGGTGCCGATGCCCGTGCCGTCCTGCCGATATTGGACAATGCCTATACTGGCACCCAGGTCTTTCCTGCGGCTGGCGCCACCTCACTAGGCGAGCACACCGGGCTCTATCAGGGCGATGCGGTACGCCCCACCACCGAGGCAGCCTATCACCAGGCGCTGGAAACCTATTTGCTGCCGCGCCTCAAGGCACAGCTGGAGGAGCGCATCCGTGGCAGTCTCGGCGACCGCGAGCGACTGATCGGTTACCTGCGTGCCTACCTGATGCTGCAATTGCCCGAGCGCCGGGACGCCCGCGCCTTGCGCGACTGGGCCGCCGCCGACTGGTCGCAGCGCTATCGCGGTGATGCCCTTACCCAGAACAGCCTGGATACTCACCTGGCCCGGCTGCTTGAACAGGGCTTCGGTACCTATCCGGTGGATGCCCAGTTGGTTAGCCAGGCCCGCCAGGTGCTGCGCAGCGAGTCACTCGCCGCCGTGGTCTATCGCGTCCTGCGCGACCAGGCCAGCAGCCTCCCGGTCTATCGCCTGAGCCAGCATCTGGGTCCCCAGGCGCTCACGTTCGAAGGCGCCGACTATCCTATCCCTGGCTTCTATACCCGGCAGGGCTATGCCCAGACCTTTTCCACCCAGGGCCTGGCAGTGATCCGCGACCTAGCCGCCGACAACTGGGTACTGGGCGATGGCGACGGCATCACCGGCATGGACCTGCGCCACCTGCAGGTGGAACTCGAACAGCTCTACTTCCGCGACTACGCCAATCAGTGGAGCGAAGCGCTCGCCCGGGTCACTCTGCAACCGGTAGGCGATGCCAACCAGGGTGCCCTGCTCCTAGCCGGTCTGACCTCGGCCAACTCACCACTGCTGCAGCTTCTGGTAGAGGTGCGCAACAACACCCGTCTGGCCGCTCCTGCCCAGGAAGCAGCAGCTCAGGGTGAAGCCCTGCCGGACGCCGCGCGCCGCAGTCTGCAGAATCGCTTCGAGAACCTGAACCGGCTGCTCGATGACCAGGGCGCGCCGGTGGCTGACCTGGCGCCGGCCATGGCCGCGCTCAATGACCTCCAGCAGCAACTGGCGGGGCTGGCCCATGCCAGCGTCCCGGACCAGGTCGCTTTCGAGCTGGCCAAGACGCGCATGACGGGCAATCGCGATGCGCTGAACAGTGTGCGCGCCGCCTCCAGTCGTCTACCCACACCGGTCAACGACTGGCTTGGCCTGCTGGTGGACGACAGCTGGCACCTGATCCTCGCTGGCGCCTACGACTACATTAACGCCCGCTACCAGAGTGAGCTGCTGGCAAGCTATCGCAACGGCCTGGACAAGCGTTATCCGTTCAAGGCTGATAGCGAGAGCGACGTTTCCCTCGCCGACTTCCGCGAGTTCTTCAAGGCCCAGGGCACAGCCGACACCTTTTTCGACACCTATCTCAAGCCCTTCGTGACCCGCAGCGAAAGTGATGCCTATCGCCCGCGCAGCATCGATGGTCACAGCCTGCCGCTGTCACGTGACTTTCTCGCCCAGATGGGTCGCACCCAGCAGATCCGCCGCGGCTTCTTTGCCGAGAATCCAGCCGAGCCCGGCATCGTCTTCAAGCTCGAACCCTATTCCCTCGATCCAAATCTGACCCGCGCCGACCTGAACATCGGTAAGGAACGTCTGGAATATCGTCATGGCCCCATCGTCGCCACCACCTTTCGCTGGCCGCAGAACGATGCCCTGAGGACCACCCTGGTACTGGAAGAGCTAGGCGGACGGCGCGTCGGCCTTGAGCAGGATGGCAGCGCCTGGTCGCTGTTCCGTCTGCTGGATCGCATGAAGCTGCAACAGCACAGCGCCCGCGACGTGTTGCTGGTGCAGGCGGATCTGGATGGTCGCCATGCCGGTTACCTGCTGTCCAGCCAGCGTTCCCCCAACCCCTTCGACCTGGCCACCCTGCGCGGCTTCAGGCTGCCGGAGCGCCTCTGA
- a CDS encoding PP2C family protein-serine/threonine phosphatase, whose translation MAKALSCARTHPGKVRAHNEDALLERASDGLWVVADGMGGHQDGARASRLVVERLAETPLSGSLDQRLEQVRWVLHDINRRLTQDLTVIADGTSRLIGTTVVALLLVDSQAACVWAGDSRAYLWHGHQLYQLTRDHRLQERLIDIDGLSPQQAIRHPRAHALTQALGARNVVALDVVRFDLQSGDRLLLSSDGLHGGLEERALGAALSLPSPVLALERLLDGVLQGPARDNLTAIVIHPQEVA comes from the coding sequence ATGGCGAAGGCCCTGAGCTGTGCGCGTACCCACCCGGGCAAGGTACGCGCCCACAACGAGGATGCCCTGCTGGAGCGTGCCAGCGACGGTCTCTGGGTCGTCGCCGATGGCATGGGCGGCCATCAGGATGGCGCACGCGCCAGTCGCCTGGTCGTCGAGCGACTCGCCGAGACGCCCCTGAGCGGCAGCCTCGATCAGCGCCTGGAGCAAGTGCGTTGGGTACTTCACGACATCAATCGACGGCTCACCCAGGACCTTACCGTCATTGCCGACGGTACCTCACGACTGATAGGTACCACGGTGGTAGCGCTGTTGCTCGTCGATAGCCAGGCCGCCTGTGTCTGGGCAGGCGATAGCCGTGCCTATCTCTGGCATGGGCATCAGCTCTATCAGTTGACCCGCGACCACCGCCTGCAGGAACGCCTGATCGACATCGACGGCCTCAGCCCGCAGCAGGCGATACGCCACCCTCGAGCCCACGCCCTGACCCAGGCCCTGGGCGCCCGGAATGTCGTGGCGCTGGACGTCGTCCGCTTCGACCTGCAATCCGGCGATCGCCTGCTGCTCAGCAGCGACGGCCTGCATGGCGGGCTGGAGGAGCGCGCCTTGGGCGCTGCGCTTTCCTTGCCGTCACCGGTACTGGCCCTGGAACGACTACTCGATGGCGTCCTTCAGGGCCCCGCGCGCGACAACCTCACCGCTATTGTCATCCATCCCCAGGAGGTCGCATGA
- a CDS encoding serine/threonine-protein kinase has product MNHPDPAVDEGLTQFAFAPTGAAPAIRQLAPLPELLGGRYQLESLLGVGGMGAVYRARDLLREQYGDPAPQVAIKVLNDDFAEYSDANALLYGEFALTIRLRHPHIVRLHGFEIDRDSERAFITLELLRGPTLDALLCDRPEGLGWNELQEVALPLLEALQFTHANGVLHGDLKPSNVILTPSGLRLFDFGLGQPCEALLPGLPRLSRSRLNAWTVRYAPYELLEEGVLTPAGDLYACACVLYELATGKHPYRRLSAKQARSLQIEPERPDAMPITAWRVLRKALEIDPRQRQQDLGEWLALWQTQAPARRWWQRLHPRST; this is encoded by the coding sequence ATGAACCACCCGGATCCCGCCGTCGACGAAGGTCTCACGCAGTTCGCCTTCGCCCCAACCGGTGCGGCGCCTGCCATTCGTCAATTGGCGCCCTTGCCCGAATTACTAGGCGGTCGCTATCAGCTGGAAAGCTTGCTGGGCGTCGGCGGCATGGGCGCCGTCTACCGCGCGCGCGACCTCCTGCGCGAACAGTACGGCGATCCGGCGCCCCAGGTCGCGATCAAGGTGCTCAACGACGATTTCGCCGAATACAGCGATGCCAACGCCCTGCTCTACGGTGAATTCGCCCTGACCATACGGCTACGCCACCCGCACATCGTTCGGCTGCACGGCTTCGAGATCGACCGTGACAGCGAGCGCGCCTTCATCACCCTTGAGCTGCTGCGCGGTCCGACTCTCGACGCGCTGCTCTGCGATCGTCCCGAGGGCCTTGGCTGGAACGAATTACAGGAGGTCGCCCTGCCGCTACTGGAAGCTTTGCAGTTCACCCACGCCAACGGCGTTCTGCACGGTGACCTCAAACCCAGCAACGTGATCCTCACCCCTAGCGGTCTGCGCCTGTTCGACTTCGGCCTCGGCCAGCCTTGCGAAGCTCTGCTACCTGGTCTACCCCGCCTGAGTCGCAGTCGCCTCAACGCCTGGACGGTGCGCTACGCACCTTACGAGCTGCTTGAAGAGGGAGTGCTGACCCCGGCGGGCGACCTGTACGCCTGTGCCTGCGTGCTCTACGAACTGGCCACCGGCAAGCACCCCTATCGCCGCCTCAGTGCCAAGCAGGCCCGTAGCCTGCAGATCGAGCCCGAACGGCCGGATGCCATGCCCATCACGGCCTGGCGGGTATTGCGTAAAGCATTGGAAATCGATCCGCGGCAACGCCAGCAGGACCTGGGTGAATGGCTCGCCCTCTGGCAGACGCAGGCGCCCGCGCGGCGCTGGTGGCAGCGCCTGCACCCACGTTCCACGTGA